A single region of the Oncorhynchus kisutch isolate 150728-3 linkage group LG30, Okis_V2, whole genome shotgun sequence genome encodes:
- the LOC109875363 gene encoding pyroglutamyl-peptidase 1-like isoform X2, translating to MFFLGFEPFGDHTINASWVAVQELERLGLAQNVDLHICEVPVEYQAVQSLLPSLWKQHQPQLVVHVGVSGIATTVTLEKCGRNHGYKRVDNCSFCPDSQCCMEGGPECIDSVIDMDLVCKRVNSSRLGVAVSVSKDAGRYLCDYTYYTSLYLGKGRSAFVHVPPLGKPYNAQDLGRALQAIVGEMLELVGQAEGDDHHRHHCSHQHHQHAH from the exons ATGTTTTTTTTAGGGTTTGAACCTTTTGGAGATCACACCATCAATGCTAGCTGGGTGGCAGTACAG GAACTGGAGCGGTTAGGCTTGGCTCAGAATGTGGATCTGCACATCTGTGAGGTGCCAGTGGAGTACCAGGCAGTTCAAAGTCTGCTTCCATCTCTATGGAAACAGCACCAGCCACAG TTGGTGGTCCATGTCGGAGTCTCTGGCATAGCCACCACGGTCACCTTGGAGAAATGTGGCCGCAACCACGGCTACAAGCGGGTGGACAACTGCAGCTTCTGTCCAGACTCTCAGTGCTGTATGGAGGGGGGCCCTGAATGCATCGATTCAGTCATAGACATGGACCTGGTATGCAAGAGGGTCAACTCCTCAAGGCTGGGTGTGGCAGTGTCGGTATCAAAGGACGCAGGCCG ATACCTATGTGACTACACCTACTACACGTCACTGTACCTGGGGAAGGGCAGGTCAGCGTTCGTTCACGTTCCTCCTCTGGGGAAGCCCTACAATGCCCAGGACCTAGGCAGAGCCTTGCAGGCCATAGTGGGGGAGATGCTGGAGCTTGTGGGTCAAGCTGAGGGTGATGACCATCACCGCCACCACTGCAGCCACCAGCACCATCAGCATGCTCACTAA
- the LOC109874537 gene encoding regulator of nonsense transcripts 1 isoform X2 → MSVEAYGPSSQTLTFLDTEEADLLGADTQGSEYEFTDFTLPSQTQTGQTQSQLDNQVNGPDGVLQNGEDSVVKTSQLLAELNFEEDEEDTYYTKDLPVHACSYCGIHDPACVVYCNTSKKWFCNGRGNTSGSHIVNHLVRAKSKEVTLHKDGPLGETVLECYNCGCRNVFLLGFIPAKADSVVVLLCRQPCASQSSLKDINWDSSQWQPLIQDRCFLSWLVKIPSEQEQLRARQITAQQINKLEELWKENPTATLEDLEKPGVDEEPQHVLLRYEDAYQYQNIFGPLVKLEADYDKKLKESQTQDNITVRWDLGLNKKRIAYFSLPKTDSDMRLMQGDEICLRYKGDLAPLWKGIGHVIKVPDNYGDEIAIELRSSAGAPVEVPHNFQVDFVWKSTSFDRMQSALKTFAVDETSVSGYIYHKLLGHEVEDVVIKCQLPKRFTAQGLPDLNHSQVYAVKTVLQRPLSLIQGPPGTGKTVTSATVVYHLARQGNGPVLVCAPSNIAVDQLTEKIHMSGLKVVRLCAKSREAIDSPVSFLALHNQIRNMDSIPELQKLQQLKDETGELSSSDEKRYRALKRTAERELLTNADVICCTCVGAGDPRLAKMQFRSILIDESTQATEPECMVPVILGAKQLILVGDHCQLGPVVMCKKAAKAGLSQSLFERLVVLGIRPIRLQVQYRMHPALSAFPSNIFYEGSLQNGVTAADRIKKGFDFQWPQPDKPMFFYVTQGQEEIASSGTSYLNRTEASNVEKITTRLLKAGAKPDQIGIITPYEGQRSYLVQYMQFSGSLHTKLYQEVEIASVDAFQGREKDFIILSCVRANEHQGIGFLNDPRRLNVALTRARYGVIIVGNPKALSKQPLWNHLLNYYKEQKVLVEGPLNNLRESLMQFSKPRKLVNAVNPGGRFMSTAMYDAREALIPGSVYDRSSTARTSNMYFQTHDQIGMIGPGPMASLNIPIPFNLVMPPMPPPGYLGQVNGPQAGRGGGMKSRAGGGARGGRQRSRGMASHGGGNGQHGQMSGSQASQDLGSQPFSQGPLTQGYITMSQPSQMSQPGLSQPELSQDSYLGDEFKSQIDVALSQDSTYQGERAYQHGVTGLSQY, encoded by the exons ATGAGTGTTGAGGCGTACGGGCCGAGCTCGCAGACTCTCACGTTCCTGGACACCGAGGAAGCCGACTTGCTTGGAGCAGATACGCAGGGTTCGGAATATGAGTTCACAGATTTTACCCTACCGAGCCAGACTCAAACAGGCCAGACGCAGAGTCAGTTGGACAACCAG GTGAATGGACCTGATGGAGTTCTGCAGAATGGGGAAGACTCTGTTGTAAAAACAAGTCAACTCCTTGCAGAGTTGAACTTTGAAGAAGACGAGGAGGACACCTATTATACTAAAGACCTCCCAGTCCATGCATGCAG TTACTGTGGTATTCATGATCCGGCATGCGTGGTGTATTGCAACACCAGCAAGAAGTGGTTTTGCAATGGACGCGGCAATACGTCTGGCAG TCACATTGTGAACCACCTGGTCAGAGCAAAGTCCAAGGAGGTGACTCTGCACAAGGACGGTCCTCTGGGTGAGACGGTGCTGGAGTGCTACAACTGTGGCTGTCGCAACGTCTTTCTCCTCGGGTTCATCCCCGCCAAGGCCGACTCTGTGGTGGTACTGCTTTGCAG GCAGCCATGTGCCAGTCAGAGCAGTCTGAAAGACATCAACTGGGACAGCTCCCAGTGGCAGCCGCTGATCCAGGACCGCTGCTTCCTCTCCTGGCTGGTGAAGATCCCCTCAGAACAGGAGCAGCTTCGGGCCCGCCAGATCACCGCCCAGCAGATCAATAAGCTGGAGGAGCTCTGGAAG GAAAACCCGACAGCCACTCTGGAGGACCTTGAGAAGCCCGGCGTGGACGAGGAGCCTCAGCACGTGTTGCTGCGCTATGAGGATGCCTACCAGTACCAGAACATATTTGGCCCCCTGGTCAAACTGGAGGCCGACTACGATAAGAAACTCAAAGAGTCCCAG ACCCAAGACAATATAACTGTCAGGTGGGACTTGGGACTCAATAAAAAGCGGATTGCTTATTTCAGCCTTCCCAAGACGGACTCAG ACATGCGCCTGATGCAGGGTGATGAAATTTGCCTGAGGTACAAGGGAGATCTTGCCCCACTCTGGAAGGGTATTGGACATGTCATCAAAGTACCAGACA ACTATGGCGACGAGATAGCCATCGAGCTGAGGAGCAGTGCTGGGGCTCCCGTGGAAGTACCACATAACTTCCAGGTTGACTTTGTGTGGAAGTCCACCTCTTTTGACAG GATGCAGAGTGCCCTGAAGACCTTTGCCGTGGACGAGACCTCTGTGTCCGGGTACATCTACCACAAGCTGCTGGGTCACGAGGTGGAGGACGTGGTCATCAAGTGTCAGCTGCCCAAACGCTTCACCGCCCAGGGCCTGCCTGACCTCAACCACTCACAG GTGTATGCTGTGAAGACCGTGCTGCAGCGTCCTCTCAGTCTCATTCAGGGGCCCCCTGGCACGGGGAAAACGGTCACCTCTGCCACTGTAGTCTACCACCTGGCCAGACAGGGCAACGG GCCAGTGCTGGTGTGCGCTCCCAGCAACATCGCGGTGGACCAGCTGACTGAGAAGATCCACATGTCGGGCCTGAAGGTGGTGAGGCTCTGTGCCAAGAGCAGAGAGGCCATCGACTCTCCCGTGTCCTTCCTGGCTCTGCACAACCAGATCCGCAACATGGACAG TATACCAGAGCTTCAGAAGCTGCAGCAGCTGAAGGACGAGACTGGGGAGCTGTCCTCCTCTGATGAGAAGCGATACAGGGCCCTGAAGCGCACCGCCGAGAGGGAACTACTCACG AATGCTGATGTGATCTGCTGTACCTGTGTGGGGGCAGGAGACCCCCGCCTGGCCAAGATGCAGTTCCGCTCCATCCTCATTGATGAGAGCACGCAGGCCACTGAGCCCGAGTGCATGGTGCCTGTCATACTGGGGGCCAAACAG CTGATTCTGGTGGGAGACCACTGCCAGCTGGGTCCAGTAGTGATGTGTAAGAAGGCAGCCAAAGCGGGCCTGTCCCAGTCCCTGTTTGAGCGTCTGGTGGTGCTGGGCATCAGGCCCATCCGTCTGCAGGTGCAGTACCGTATGCACCCGGCCCTCAGCGCCTTCCCCTCCAACATCTTCTACGAGGGCTCCCTGCAGAACGGAGTCACCGCGG CTGACCGCATCAAGAAAGGCTTTGACTTCCAGTGGCCACAGCCAGACAAGCCCATGTTCTTCTATGTGACCCAGGGCCAGGAGGAAATCGCAAGCTCCGGAACCTCCTATCTAAACAG AACTGAGGCTTCCAACGTGGAGAAGATCACCACTAGGCTGCTAAAGGCCGGGGCCAAGCCTGACCAGATAGGCATCATCACCCCCTACGAGGGCCAGAGGTCCTACCTGGTGCAGTACATGCAGTTCAGTGGCTCTCTCCACACCAAGCTCTATCAG GAGGTGGAGATAGCCAGTGTCGATGCCTTCCAGGGCAGAGAGAAGGACTTCATCATCCTGTCCTGTGTCAGAGCCAACGAGCACCAGGGCATCGGCTTCCTCAACGACCCACGACGTCTCAACGTGGCTCTCACCAGGGCCAG gtatgggGTTATCATCGTGGGCAACCCCAAGGCCCTGTCCAAGCAGCCTCTGTGGAACCACCTTCTCAACTACTACAAGGAGCAGAAGGTTCTGGTGGAGGGACCCCTCAACAACCTGAGGGAGAGCCTCATGCAGTTCAGCAAGCCTCGCAAGCTGGTCAACGCCGTCAACCCT GGGGGCCGTTTCATGAGCACAGCCATGTATGATGCCAGGGAAGCTCTTATTCCTGGATCTGTGTATGACCGCAGCAGCACTG CACGTACATCCAACATGTACTTCCAGACCCACGACCAGATTGGCATGATTGGCCCAGGCCCCATGGCCTCTCTGAACATCCCCATCCCCTTCAACCTGGTCATGCCCCCCATGCCCCCGCCAGGCTACCTGGGCCAGGTCAACGGCCCCCAAGCAGGCCGTGGCGGAGGTATGAAGAGTAGAGCGGGCGGAGGGGCACGAGGCGGGCGCCAGAGGAGCCGTGGTATGGCGAGCCATGGCGGGGGCAACGGGCAGCATGGTCAAATGAGTGGCAGCCAGGCCAGCCAGGACCTGGGCTCCCAGCCTTTCTCCCAGGGACCCCTCACACAGGGCTACATCACCATGAGCCAGCCCTCCCAGATGAGCCAGCCTGGCCTGTCCCAGCCTGAACTCTCCCAG gACAGCTACCTTGGCGATGAGTTCAAGTCCCAGATTGACGTGGCCCTCtcccaagactccacctaccagGGTGAACGAGCCTATCAACATGGCGTGACTGGACTGTCCCAGTACTAG
- the LOC109875363 gene encoding pyroglutamyl-peptidase 1-like isoform X1, whose product MATKSTVIVTGFEPFGDHTINASWVAVQELERLGLAQNVDLHICEVPVEYQAVQSLLPSLWKQHQPQLVVHVGVSGIATTVTLEKCGRNHGYKRVDNCSFCPDSQCCMEGGPECIDSVIDMDLVCKRVNSSRLGVAVSVSKDAGRYLCDYTYYTSLYLGKGRSAFVHVPPLGKPYNAQDLGRALQAIVGEMLELVGQAEGDDHHRHHCSHQHHQHAH is encoded by the exons ATGGCGACTAAAAGCACGGTAATAGTGACAG GGTTTGAACCTTTTGGAGATCACACCATCAATGCTAGCTGGGTGGCAGTACAG GAACTGGAGCGGTTAGGCTTGGCTCAGAATGTGGATCTGCACATCTGTGAGGTGCCAGTGGAGTACCAGGCAGTTCAAAGTCTGCTTCCATCTCTATGGAAACAGCACCAGCCACAG TTGGTGGTCCATGTCGGAGTCTCTGGCATAGCCACCACGGTCACCTTGGAGAAATGTGGCCGCAACCACGGCTACAAGCGGGTGGACAACTGCAGCTTCTGTCCAGACTCTCAGTGCTGTATGGAGGGGGGCCCTGAATGCATCGATTCAGTCATAGACATGGACCTGGTATGCAAGAGGGTCAACTCCTCAAGGCTGGGTGTGGCAGTGTCGGTATCAAAGGACGCAGGCCG ATACCTATGTGACTACACCTACTACACGTCACTGTACCTGGGGAAGGGCAGGTCAGCGTTCGTTCACGTTCCTCCTCTGGGGAAGCCCTACAATGCCCAGGACCTAGGCAGAGCCTTGCAGGCCATAGTGGGGGAGATGCTGGAGCTTGTGGGTCAAGCTGAGGGTGATGACCATCACCGCCACCACTGCAGCCACCAGCACCATCAGCATGCTCACTAA
- the LOC109874926 gene encoding transcription factor jun-D: MEITLYPGSVLNTRGIASLHSYNSMMKKDMSLNLDEQSSNLKPNLRDADGILNSSDLGLLKLATPDLERLIIQSNGMVTTNPTSQFLYPKSASDEQEFAEGFVKALEDLHKQNQLSEGTCAPPDRLDLIGSNAAPVGLPSDLPVYTTLNGYGNSPLGTTVNYSTDTIPFPPPPSNLMSAHQQAAAAALSRLQAFKDEPQTVPDMQCFVDSPPLSPIDMDNQERIKAERKKLRNRIAASKCRKRKLERISRLEDKVKNLKTQNTELASTASVLREQVAQLKQKVMNHVSNGCQLMPKQVQVY, translated from the coding sequence ATGGAAATAACCCTCTACCCTGGTAGTGTGCTGAATACTCGAGGGATCGCAAGCCTCCATTCCTACAACAGCATGATGAAAAAAGACATGAGTCTAAACCTGGACGAACAAAGCTCCAATCTGAAACCGAATCTCCGGGACGCAGACGGAATTCTGAACTCTTCGGACTTGGGACTCTTGAAATTGGCCACCCCGGACCTAGAACGGTTGATTATCCAATCGAATGGAATGGTTACGACGAACCCAACCTCTCAGTTCCTCTACCCGAAGTCAGCCAGCGACGAACAAGAATTCGCGGAAGGCTTCGTGAAGGCGCTGGAGGATCTTCACAAGCAGAACCAACTGAGCGAGGGGACGTGCGCACCACCGGACAGACTGGACCTAATCGGCTCCAACGCAGCCCCGGTCGGCTTGCCGTCAGATCTGCCAGTGTACACGACTTTGAACGGCTATGGAAATAGCCCACTGGGCACCACAGTGAATTATTCCACGGATACCATTCCATTCCCACCGCCACCTTCTAATCTGATGAGCGCCCATCAACAGGCGGCTGCGGCAGCGCTGTCACGACTCCAGGCGTTCAAGGACGAGCCGCAGACGGTCCCCGACATGCAGTGCTTTGTAGACAGCCCGCCGTTGTCTCCCATTGACATGGACAACCAGGAGCGCATCAAAGCAGAGAGGAAAAAGCTGCGCAACAGAATAGCGGCGTCCAAGTGCCGCAAAAGAAAGCTGGAGAGAATATCGCGTCTTGAAGACAAGGTCAAAAACTTGAAGACTCAGAACACTGAACTGGCCTCCACAGCCAGTGTGCTCAGAGAGCAGGTGGCCCAGTTGAAACAAAAGGTTATGAACCATGTCAGTAATGGATGTCAGCTCATGCCAAAGCAAGTACAAGTTTACTAG
- the LOC109875097 gene encoding ras-related protein Rab-3A-like — protein sequence MASATATYGQKESSDQNFDYMFKILIIGNSSVGKTSFLFRYADDSFTPAFVSTVGIDFKVKTIYRNDKRIKLQIWDTAGQERYRTITTAYYRGAMGFILMYDITNEDSFNAVQDWSTQIKTYSWDNAQVLLVGNKCDMEDERVVAADRGRQLSDQLGFEYFECSAKDNINVKQTFERLVDIICEKMSESLDNADPAVTGAKQGPQLTEQPERPHQDCAC from the exons ATGGCCTCAGCAACAGCCACCTATGGACAGAAGGAGTCCTCCGACCAGAACTTCGACTACATGTTCAAGATCCTGATCATTGGCAACAGCAGTGTGGGTAAAACCTCCTTCCTGTTTCGCTATGCTGATGACTCCTTCACGCCGGCTTTCGTCAGCACGGTGGGCATCGACTTCAAGGTGAAGACCATCTACAGGAACGACAAAAGGATAAAGCTGCAGATCTGG GATACTGCCGGACAGGAGCGCTACAGGACCATCACCACGGCCTACTACAGAGGAGCCATGGGCTTCATCCTCATGTATGACATCACCAACGAGGACTCCTTCAACGCCGTGCAGGACTG GTCCACCCAGATCAAGACGTACTCCTGGGACAACGCCCAGGTCCTGCTGGTGGGAAACAAGTGTGACATGGAAGACGAGAGGGTGGTGGCAGCAGACAGGGGCCGGCAGCTCTCTGACCAACTGG GCTTTGAGTACTTTGAGTGCAGTGCCAAGGACAACATCAACGTCAAGCAGACGTTTGAGCGGCTGGTGGACATCATCTGTGAGAAGATGTCGGAGAGCTTAGACAACGCCGACCCTGCCGTCACAGGGGCCAAACAGGGGCCCCAGCTCACCGAGCAGCCCGAACGCCCCCACCAGGACTGTGCTTGCTAA
- the LOC109874537 gene encoding regulator of nonsense transcripts 1 isoform X1, producing MSVEAYGPSSQTLTFLDTEEADLLGADTQGSEYEFTDFTLPSQTQTGQTQSQLDNQVNGPDGVLQNGEDSVVKTSQLLAELNFEEDEEDTYYTKDLPVHACSYCGIHDPACVVYCNTSKKWFCNGRGNTSGSHIVNHLVRAKSKEVTLHKDGPLGETVLECYNCGCRNVFLLGFIPAKADSVVVLLCRQPCASQSSLKDINWDSSQWQPLIQDRCFLSWLVKIPSEQEQLRARQITAQQINKLEELWKENPTATLEDLEKPGVDEEPQHVLLRYEDAYQYQNIFGPLVKLEADYDKKLKESQTQDNITVRWDLGLNKKRIAYFSLPKTDSGDMRLMQGDEICLRYKGDLAPLWKGIGHVIKVPDNYGDEIAIELRSSAGAPVEVPHNFQVDFVWKSTSFDRMQSALKTFAVDETSVSGYIYHKLLGHEVEDVVIKCQLPKRFTAQGLPDLNHSQVYAVKTVLQRPLSLIQGPPGTGKTVTSATVVYHLARQGNGPVLVCAPSNIAVDQLTEKIHMSGLKVVRLCAKSREAIDSPVSFLALHNQIRNMDSIPELQKLQQLKDETGELSSSDEKRYRALKRTAERELLTNADVICCTCVGAGDPRLAKMQFRSILIDESTQATEPECMVPVILGAKQLILVGDHCQLGPVVMCKKAAKAGLSQSLFERLVVLGIRPIRLQVQYRMHPALSAFPSNIFYEGSLQNGVTAADRIKKGFDFQWPQPDKPMFFYVTQGQEEIASSGTSYLNRTEASNVEKITTRLLKAGAKPDQIGIITPYEGQRSYLVQYMQFSGSLHTKLYQEVEIASVDAFQGREKDFIILSCVRANEHQGIGFLNDPRRLNVALTRARYGVIIVGNPKALSKQPLWNHLLNYYKEQKVLVEGPLNNLRESLMQFSKPRKLVNAVNPGGRFMSTAMYDAREALIPGSVYDRSSTARTSNMYFQTHDQIGMIGPGPMASLNIPIPFNLVMPPMPPPGYLGQVNGPQAGRGGGMKSRAGGGARGGRQRSRGMASHGGGNGQHGQMSGSQASQDLGSQPFSQGPLTQGYITMSQPSQMSQPGLSQPELSQDSYLGDEFKSQIDVALSQDSTYQGERAYQHGVTGLSQY from the exons ATGAGTGTTGAGGCGTACGGGCCGAGCTCGCAGACTCTCACGTTCCTGGACACCGAGGAAGCCGACTTGCTTGGAGCAGATACGCAGGGTTCGGAATATGAGTTCACAGATTTTACCCTACCGAGCCAGACTCAAACAGGCCAGACGCAGAGTCAGTTGGACAACCAG GTGAATGGACCTGATGGAGTTCTGCAGAATGGGGAAGACTCTGTTGTAAAAACAAGTCAACTCCTTGCAGAGTTGAACTTTGAAGAAGACGAGGAGGACACCTATTATACTAAAGACCTCCCAGTCCATGCATGCAG TTACTGTGGTATTCATGATCCGGCATGCGTGGTGTATTGCAACACCAGCAAGAAGTGGTTTTGCAATGGACGCGGCAATACGTCTGGCAG TCACATTGTGAACCACCTGGTCAGAGCAAAGTCCAAGGAGGTGACTCTGCACAAGGACGGTCCTCTGGGTGAGACGGTGCTGGAGTGCTACAACTGTGGCTGTCGCAACGTCTTTCTCCTCGGGTTCATCCCCGCCAAGGCCGACTCTGTGGTGGTACTGCTTTGCAG GCAGCCATGTGCCAGTCAGAGCAGTCTGAAAGACATCAACTGGGACAGCTCCCAGTGGCAGCCGCTGATCCAGGACCGCTGCTTCCTCTCCTGGCTGGTGAAGATCCCCTCAGAACAGGAGCAGCTTCGGGCCCGCCAGATCACCGCCCAGCAGATCAATAAGCTGGAGGAGCTCTGGAAG GAAAACCCGACAGCCACTCTGGAGGACCTTGAGAAGCCCGGCGTGGACGAGGAGCCTCAGCACGTGTTGCTGCGCTATGAGGATGCCTACCAGTACCAGAACATATTTGGCCCCCTGGTCAAACTGGAGGCCGACTACGATAAGAAACTCAAAGAGTCCCAG ACCCAAGACAATATAACTGTCAGGTGGGACTTGGGACTCAATAAAAAGCGGATTGCTTATTTCAGCCTTCCCAAGACGGACTCAGGTG ACATGCGCCTGATGCAGGGTGATGAAATTTGCCTGAGGTACAAGGGAGATCTTGCCCCACTCTGGAAGGGTATTGGACATGTCATCAAAGTACCAGACA ACTATGGCGACGAGATAGCCATCGAGCTGAGGAGCAGTGCTGGGGCTCCCGTGGAAGTACCACATAACTTCCAGGTTGACTTTGTGTGGAAGTCCACCTCTTTTGACAG GATGCAGAGTGCCCTGAAGACCTTTGCCGTGGACGAGACCTCTGTGTCCGGGTACATCTACCACAAGCTGCTGGGTCACGAGGTGGAGGACGTGGTCATCAAGTGTCAGCTGCCCAAACGCTTCACCGCCCAGGGCCTGCCTGACCTCAACCACTCACAG GTGTATGCTGTGAAGACCGTGCTGCAGCGTCCTCTCAGTCTCATTCAGGGGCCCCCTGGCACGGGGAAAACGGTCACCTCTGCCACTGTAGTCTACCACCTGGCCAGACAGGGCAACGG GCCAGTGCTGGTGTGCGCTCCCAGCAACATCGCGGTGGACCAGCTGACTGAGAAGATCCACATGTCGGGCCTGAAGGTGGTGAGGCTCTGTGCCAAGAGCAGAGAGGCCATCGACTCTCCCGTGTCCTTCCTGGCTCTGCACAACCAGATCCGCAACATGGACAG TATACCAGAGCTTCAGAAGCTGCAGCAGCTGAAGGACGAGACTGGGGAGCTGTCCTCCTCTGATGAGAAGCGATACAGGGCCCTGAAGCGCACCGCCGAGAGGGAACTACTCACG AATGCTGATGTGATCTGCTGTACCTGTGTGGGGGCAGGAGACCCCCGCCTGGCCAAGATGCAGTTCCGCTCCATCCTCATTGATGAGAGCACGCAGGCCACTGAGCCCGAGTGCATGGTGCCTGTCATACTGGGGGCCAAACAG CTGATTCTGGTGGGAGACCACTGCCAGCTGGGTCCAGTAGTGATGTGTAAGAAGGCAGCCAAAGCGGGCCTGTCCCAGTCCCTGTTTGAGCGTCTGGTGGTGCTGGGCATCAGGCCCATCCGTCTGCAGGTGCAGTACCGTATGCACCCGGCCCTCAGCGCCTTCCCCTCCAACATCTTCTACGAGGGCTCCCTGCAGAACGGAGTCACCGCGG CTGACCGCATCAAGAAAGGCTTTGACTTCCAGTGGCCACAGCCAGACAAGCCCATGTTCTTCTATGTGACCCAGGGCCAGGAGGAAATCGCAAGCTCCGGAACCTCCTATCTAAACAG AACTGAGGCTTCCAACGTGGAGAAGATCACCACTAGGCTGCTAAAGGCCGGGGCCAAGCCTGACCAGATAGGCATCATCACCCCCTACGAGGGCCAGAGGTCCTACCTGGTGCAGTACATGCAGTTCAGTGGCTCTCTCCACACCAAGCTCTATCAG GAGGTGGAGATAGCCAGTGTCGATGCCTTCCAGGGCAGAGAGAAGGACTTCATCATCCTGTCCTGTGTCAGAGCCAACGAGCACCAGGGCATCGGCTTCCTCAACGACCCACGACGTCTCAACGTGGCTCTCACCAGGGCCAG gtatgggGTTATCATCGTGGGCAACCCCAAGGCCCTGTCCAAGCAGCCTCTGTGGAACCACCTTCTCAACTACTACAAGGAGCAGAAGGTTCTGGTGGAGGGACCCCTCAACAACCTGAGGGAGAGCCTCATGCAGTTCAGCAAGCCTCGCAAGCTGGTCAACGCCGTCAACCCT GGGGGCCGTTTCATGAGCACAGCCATGTATGATGCCAGGGAAGCTCTTATTCCTGGATCTGTGTATGACCGCAGCAGCACTG CACGTACATCCAACATGTACTTCCAGACCCACGACCAGATTGGCATGATTGGCCCAGGCCCCATGGCCTCTCTGAACATCCCCATCCCCTTCAACCTGGTCATGCCCCCCATGCCCCCGCCAGGCTACCTGGGCCAGGTCAACGGCCCCCAAGCAGGCCGTGGCGGAGGTATGAAGAGTAGAGCGGGCGGAGGGGCACGAGGCGGGCGCCAGAGGAGCCGTGGTATGGCGAGCCATGGCGGGGGCAACGGGCAGCATGGTCAAATGAGTGGCAGCCAGGCCAGCCAGGACCTGGGCTCCCAGCCTTTCTCCCAGGGACCCCTCACACAGGGCTACATCACCATGAGCCAGCCCTCCCAGATGAGCCAGCCTGGCCTGTCCCAGCCTGAACTCTCCCAG gACAGCTACCTTGGCGATGAGTTCAAGTCCCAGATTGACGTGGCCCTCtcccaagactccacctaccagGGTGAACGAGCCTATCAACATGGCGTGACTGGACTGTCCCAGTACTAG